Proteins found in one Eretmochelys imbricata isolate rEreImb1 chromosome 9, rEreImb1.hap1, whole genome shotgun sequence genomic segment:
- the SFT2D3 gene encoding vesicle transport protein SFT2C, producing the protein MAELNRQLQEYLAQSKAGPSPAVPSASRPTPDAADAGGGTWLGRLSPFSAGRSSSSPAAGSWPWAAEPDPWLPGLSRWQRLVGSGLCLLLAALCFGLAALYAPLLLLRARKFALLWSLGSAFALGAAGFLRGPSRLLREPSRGSVLYLGALAGTLYAALGLRSTLLTALGAAAQLAAIAGCLLALLPGGPAGLRYLGGLLGGFVRRRVSKSLPV; encoded by the coding sequence ATGGCGGAGCTGAACCGGCAGTTGCAGGAGTACCTCGCTCAGTCGaaggccggccccagcccagcagtCCCGAGCGCCTCGCGGCCGACGCCGGATGCAGCTGACGCCGGAGGGGGGACGTGGCTGGGCCGGCTGAGCCCCTTCTCCGCAGGCCGCTCCTCCTCCTCGCCGGCTGCCGGCTCGTGGCCCTGGGCGGCCGAGCCGGACCCCTGGCTGCCGGGGCTCTCGCGCTGGCAGCGGCTGGTGGGGAGCGGCCTGTGCCTGTTGCTGGCCGCGCTCTGCTTCGGCCTGGCCGCGCTCTACgcgccgctgctgctgctccgcGCCCGCAAGTTCGCGCTGCTCTGGTCGCTGGGCTCGGCCTTCGCTCTGGGCGCCGCCGGCTTCCTGCGGGGGCCGAGCCGCCTCCTGAGGGAGCCCAGCCGCGGCTCCGTGCTCTACCTCGGCGCCCTGGCCGGCACCCTCTACGCCGCGCTCGGCCTGCGCAGCACCCTGCTCACCGCGCTCGGGGCCGCCGCCCAACTCGCCGCCATCGCCGGCTGCCTGCTCGCCCTGCTGCCCGGGGGCCCCGCCGGCCTGCGCTACCTCGGCGGCCTCCTGGGCGGCTTCGTGCGCCGCCGCGTCTCCAAAAGCCTGCCCGTGTGA